The genomic region aaaattttaaaaagaataaatttcaagctgggcaccagtagctcacacctgtaatcctagccacttgggaggctgagatcaggagaacggcatttcaagaccagcctggcaaacagatctccaaactaaccagagcaacatggactggaggtatagctcaagtggtagagagtctgctttacaagtgtgaagccctgagttcaaaccccagtcccaccccccaacaaaagaataaatttcaaatgcTAACAGTGGTTACTTTAGTTCTGGAGGGGTGGAGTTGTGGTGAGAGGATTAAAGAGAATTTTCATTGTTAAAAGCCCACTTTTATGCTTCGATAAGTCTGAGTGTGGTGCTGAGGCACCAACAGGGCAATGAAAAGAGGTCAGTGTCTGAAATTTTTGTAATTGATCatattaatcattttttaatgggttcaggacaaagaaaaaaacaatttaacaaAACAGCCACCAAGTCGATTAGCAGCCCTCCTATCCGAGAAGATCAGAGACCTTAAAATGCTCACTTTTTGGCTAGAAGAACCACGTCAATCTTATCTTAATGGGGTGCCTATCAGATTACAGCAACTGCTTTCCCCCAACTGAAACCAAAGTGAAGGAATCAATATTCTACTGAAGCAAAGAACCTGCAgcaatggtggcacacacctccaaccccagcaaatgaggcagggggatggagttcaagggcagcttggACTACATGATGATACCTTatccttcccccccccccgcccccaaaaagaaagaaaatcaaaaaagtaatttgtagttttacatttataaatacaaggtaaaaagcaatatataaaatttgtgtttaaaaacatcttattaacccagtaccatcaaaacccCTGCTATTAGATAACTCAAAAGATTTGTCATACCTCATGTTCTAGAAACAGTGCTTTCAATTGACCTTTCGACCAATAATCCAGTGCATATGCCAAAAGTTTCATTGAGAGAGTATTGACACGTAAGAAGTTTCCAACAAAGACAACTCTGTTtattttctataagaaaaaagaaaagatcaaaggAAGTgacttgtaaaaattattttgcagTTTTTATAGTACAAATGTCTTACAAAATGTCTGTTTAAAACTATCAAGAACTACCTTTCATTAGTGCCTACTGCATTCCAGACACAGAGCTCTATGGTTCTGAGTGTTCACAAATCAGAGCTGGACAGGTCATTATAAATCTGTCAGAACTCACAGACTGAGCAACACCAAGAGTGAGCTCTCATGGAAACCGTGATGTTAGTGCTGATGTTTAGGCAGGTCAAAGACTAACATCAAACGTCCCACTCCGTTGGGGGATTTAACAATGCATGAGCATGGTACACATGAGGTATACGTGAGAACTCTACTTTCTATTCAGTTTTACTGTAAACCTAAAATTGTCTAAAAAACAAATTCTACTTTACAAAAGTTCTGTAAAGACCCTAGCACATGACTTAAGATACAATGAACTGTGAATGCTGTGAAGCATGTTCAAGCTGGTCTCCACGAGCTGGAGAGTAACAATGACTGGAGAACTGGTATGTGCACCAGCCTCACTGTGTCCCCATCCTGTCAGCACATTCTCTCTCTGCTAAGATGCCACACTCACTAATTTAGTTTCTAAATTAGTTTAGTTTTTAGTGTTGCTATGATTAGGGAATCTTAGCTGAGGTCACTGGTATTTGAATGTCCAGAAAACTTACTCCTACTCTCTCTCATGGTAATAAACTGACTTTTGGGTATAAATCTTTGCATGAGTTTGGATAGTATAAACGATGGCCTTTTTTCCTGTTAAGTCAACTGGCTGGTGAAAATTTAGACCTATGGGGATAGAACAAAGACTGCAGATCACTGCCAGCCCCCCAATCTTATCAATCAATTCAATATACTGTAATTAAAAGTGTAAGAGATCAGATACTGGGTGTCAACGAGGAAGAAAACACAGTCCTTTCTGCTGAAGCTTCTCTCCACCAAGAACCTGCATGCAGTTCCCTTGGCAAATTCAAATCTTTGCCCAAGGGCCATGTTTTCGTTCCTTTTTTTGAGCTGTTTataaaccttatctgaaaaattttgACAAACCATGTAAGAGTAAGTTGTTCACGAGATGCCTCATCAGCCTCAAATACTTTAGTGTATAATTAACGCAAATAAGGATCTTCTGCATGCACAGTTCAGTTTCACGTGGACTTACTCCCAATTCTCTTTACCCTGTTtgagttcctttttaaaaagcagcatttatcatttaatacattttaaatgatttactGACTACATCACTAGAATAATGTAGGCTCCAAAGTCAGGGACCTCTGCTTTCTTCACTAATCTATCACGCCCGAAGTTTAGTCAATGAAATCTGTAAtgagtaaatgaacaaatgaagggTTCCTTCAAGAAGCCAAGCTCCTAATTCATTTTAAGTAGCTGACATTTACAAAACCAAATAGGCAATTATTTCTACTACATGgaggtatatacatatattatgtttCAAATAAGAACGTTTCAACTAAGTGGTCAACTAACCTAGTAGCACATGATTCTCCATGGCATGAAGACCAGCTCCCAGTGCCTTCATAGCCCTGTACAATGCTGCTTGATCCATATGCAACAAGGCAGCACTGTAGAGAAGCCGAGGGCAGCGAGAAAGCTTCCATACTCAGTGAGGTTACCTCAGAAGGTCTTACGGTTACAGTTTCTCTTTTCAGTCTCAGGAGATTTAGGCTGTGCATTTCTGAGAGGCTTCTGGGTAAATAAACATGGCCCATTTCAATCTGAATTATCTGCTATTGTGTTTACAATCAACAAGACAATCGAGCACATAACATACATACTGAGTATGTTTTGGGATTTGATGGAATAGATTCCAACCCTAGAGGCCTCCCTCCTTAAAGAAAGCAAAGACGCCTCATCAGATGGACAGAGGCTCCAATGTACAATCTTCACAGAACTCAAGTATTTTTACCTCATTAACAGCACACATCCGTGCCACAGAGCCAATGTTATTGGTGATGGTGACTAAGGTGGCTCGTGCCAGATCTTCTTTACTAACAGCCTCTCGCTTCTCCTTGTAAATCATATTCCCAAAGCTGCAGAGAAATGAAGTGCAAACCAAAGTCAAATGCACTGGTAGCAAGCAGTGTCTTCTACAAAGTCAgtatcaaaagaacaaaacacacagggacacaaaaaaaaccaaacatctaGATAAGGAAAAGTAGTACCTTTTAAAGAATTAAGGTTAAAACTAAGTCTCAAAAAAAGCACACTTGATGGTTACAAGGAAGCTAAAACACCTCCATTTCAAACCTAATACAAAATAAGGATATTAACAGGCCATTAGGAAGCCAAGAAAAATAGGGAAGTACATTTtgacttacttttttaaaaaatcaaaatgttttcaaggatgattCTAGCTTTAATGCCAAATCCCTTTTCCTTCAATCACAACAAACATTTGTGACACAGCAGACAAGCATGGTACAAGGGACATGAAGGAGGTCCTCAAGCAGTGCAGGACTCTAGTGCAGCACTGTCCACTAGAAAAGACAGGAGCCACACGCAACTTCATGTATCTATTAGCCATGTTTAAATAGTAAAAAAACCGaagaaattatgtattttacttaAGCCAACATATTTAATACAGACACTTCATGGTACACTCTAGTCATACCCATGTGTTTGATATACGTGTGGTTAGAGGCTATTTTGTGGACAAGGCTGGCCTAGACAGAGGAGTGGCAGAAACACTGACTGTAACAGGAAAAACATACAAAATCGAACCATGGGCTACCTTGGGAACACAAAGGGAAAAAGATCCTATGTTGCTGTggtaagaggaaaaggagagaagctACATAGGAAGGCttccagagggaaaaaaaagaacagacaaaACTAACCAGAAAGAGATAAGGAAAATTCCACACAGAGGCAACCAAGGGTTAGCggcacacagaaaaaaaaggacCAAAAACACTTATGAAATCACAAGTGACAGTGAATGGTCAGAGTGGAGGGTGGAGTGAGGGCGAAGCAGGACACAGGCTAAGGAGAGCAAAGCCCAGCACTGCAGGCACTTGGGAGTGGGTAAGTAACAGGTGGACAGCACAATGAAGATGACACAGTAGAGCAAAAGAATCTAAGAGTTACAGTAAAACAAACAGATGAGCTAAATTATCCAACTGTAAGACATAACATCATAAAGATGTCATTCTTCCAAAGCTAATACATAAACCTaatgaaattacaaaaaaagCCTTTTCATTTACAGTAAAGAAAATGAGTATAAAGGTCATCTGAAAAATTAAATTCTCAACAGGACACCAGACTTTCTACATACTAAAGCCCACTTTTATGTTTCAGTTAAGTCCGAGTGGTGCTGAGGCACCAACAGGGCAATGAAAAGAGGTCAGTGTCGTAAAAAATTCATCTCAAATCAATGGGATGAAGAAGGACTAGTAGGGGTTAGGGCCTTCTGAAACACTAAAACTTCACCTGCACCTCACAAAACTGCAATATAAATTATAATCaagtattaaattaaattaaagattgaaatataaaaattactagCACAGTACCAGCATACAAGGGTTTATTCCTTTACATACTTGGAATGCAGAAGACTTACTTACTATGAATCAATATCCAGAAGCCATAAAAGAAAAGACTGATAAATTCAACTGTGTAACAAACAATccaacagaaaaacagaacatgAACAATCACTCACAGAGAATAACATATGCAAGGTTCTCAAACTCATATtggaaagagaaatgcaaattataattACACTAAGATGCCACTTCTCCCTCAGATTAGCAAAACCTCAGCTGACAGCACAGAAGTGGTGAGACTGCAGGGAAACGGGCTCTTTCACCTCCTTCCATAAGGTAGAACAGTACCGGTCCTCTGGAGGACAAACTTAACACCTTGGCCATCCTGCTTCTGGGAATGTCTGATAGGTAAGCCTGCAGAGCTCGACATAAGAATACAGCTACAATATAGTGAGCTTTGAGGACATTTAGTATGCGGTGTAGCGGCATAAAGTATAAAGTATGCCATAAGTATAACCTTTTGTATAGAAGAGGACAGTCAGCATGTGCATTTGTATTTGCATACGACAATACTGGAAGGACATTTCAGAATGAATAAAAGTAGTTCCATATAGGGTGCACTCAGACTGCACTTAatgtacatttgtttttaaactacTTCTGTGTTCATTCAGCACTTGGAACTGAGCAGGACAACTCCCTTGCTCTCGAGTAAGAACATAAACCTTAACTTGCCTGGATGCCACTGCCCAACCTGGCAGGCCAAATCTTTCATAATCCCCTCCATAAATGTCTCGGACCAACTTGTCAGCTTGGGTGCTGTCGCCTTTGGATGCCATTTCCAGAGCCTCTTCAAAACTTTCGCAGCCAGTCAGTAAACTGCACAAGCCCAGAAAGGTCCCCCCTCCGAggctaaggaaaagaaagaaaacttgctGAGTTGCATTCACACGCTATTATTCTTTATCCAAAGTAAAAGGGTACAGCATTCATATACCGAGTAACCACCCAGAAAGAACTTACTACTAACAGTAAAATATCCACATAatgaaagaaggcaagaaaaactGCTCAGTAAAACCAAACCTGCAAcatcaaagaacaaaacaaggcAGGGAAAACACTTGGCACCTAGTACCTTTTATTCTGTACCTGCTTAAAATACATTGTGGTGTGTGCATTAAAAAGGAACGCTAACAGACCAGGTggagtggtgcatgtctgtaatcccagcatatggcaaggctgaggcaggaggaccatgatgAGTTCCAGGTTAGCatgtgctacacagtgagaccctgctgttaaaaaaaaaaagtgcagaggTGGGGGAATGCTAAATTTCATTCGACATgaatgaaaagaaggaatgtgTAATTTCAACAGTTATCCTCTAAGAAATGATTCTGTGAAAGAAAGGCTTATGTAATATGACGTGACACAAATGTCACAGTGACAGGGAGTTGCTTGTATTACGCTCACAAATTAAAGTATGCCTCTCCAATCTCCTAACTTCAACATCTTGGATCCCTAGCCTCATCTAAATTTCTGCAATTTAAAGTTAATCAAAATAGGAAATACCTGTATATAATTCTTTGGTATAGAGTGGAGGTGGACTCATGTAAGTATCATTTTGTCACTAACTGATTCAAAGGAtcttaaaatctttcttttttaatcataCAGAGCCTTTGCCTCTCCTTAAAAGTTGacgaagccaggtgccagtggctcacacctgtaatcctagctcctcaggagacagagatcagaagaatttgGTTGAAAGCTAGCGCCGTGCaaatagagaccctatcttgaaaaaaccccttataaaagagggctggtggagtggtaagagtgcctgtctaacaagtgtgagaccctgagttcaaacccccatgctgccaaaaacagtaataaagccaggcaccagtggttcacgcttataatcctagctactcaggaggcagagatcagaaggatcacagtttgaagccagcctgggcaaatagttcgtgagaccctatcttgaaaaacccttcagaaaaatagggctggtgttgtggctgaaggtgaaggccctgagatcaagccccagtatctcacacacccacacccacccacacccacccacacacaaataagtaaaaataaaaagctgatgAAACACGTAGGAGAATTACAAGGAAAAATTGAGTCTTTTCACACTCAGTGTCTCAGATGTGAGAGAAAATCTTCTGGTATACTTGAGAATACTACTGTTATCCCTTAAGGAGCCCATGTTAAATTCACCCTGTAAGAATTAACTACAAAGTTATCCAATGTTATAGTTTAAAAGCAAGTATGTCTAGCAAATGGCAAGCTTTAGGCTTCCATTCGTCtataaaaaaagtgaaaaacagtgcaagaagaaaaacactttgaagaataaaagaataGAACACGAATGTACACTGCAGTTCTGAAATCAACATAACATTGTTTCTGGCAAATTCTCTCCTGCTAAACTCTGGAAAAGAACATTAGTGGAATAATCCTAGATGAAAATTCACTCACAATTATGGAAATTTTGATGCTGACCAGTAAAATAAGCATCCAGGATTTGAGTTTGAGTCTTCACGTAGACATCTTATAAAGAAGACATTACCCACCGCATTTTACCTTGTCTACATTTTTTGCTGTTGCACAAATACACGTTATTTTCCTGGTGAAACTAGCACCAGTATGTGGGTTTCACAGcagggtacagctcagtggtagagcacttgactggCATTtgtgagggcctgggtttgattcccagagcTGGGATACACCCATGCGCATACACAATCTCATAACTTTGTGTACAAGACATTGTGAATGGTGCAATAAAACCAAAAAGGCTATTACCTTGTCCCAGTCACTCGTTTGTAGTTGTCTTTGGAATGGACTGCTAGAACACTGACTCCTGAGCCGATGTTCACTACTAGCAGAGGGTAGGGATCATCCAGGTTAAAAGGCATCTTTTGGCACCGCTCAGGTTCTGAGGCATTAGCAAAATAATAGCACTCTGCTTGCCCATTGAAACTGACAGAATCTATGTACAGCAAGCCCTTTACAAGGCAGTCAAGTTCATCCAGTTTGTGTAGGTGGAGGTTTCCAatctgtaaaaaaattaaaaacaaatttctgaGTCAAAAAAAGGACAATATTCAAAATACTTCCCTCAACTGTGTGATTTCAGCATCTTTTATGACCctcacattttcatttgtctttgttttgtttagtgtGAAAACATCTCAGGGATTTCATCCAGTCTACTGGTTCTCAATGAGGGTTGCAGCACAGCATGAGGAGGGGGACAGATGGCCATGATGGGATGATGGGATGGGGATGACAGGCAGGAACCAAATTGACATTTAGGGGCATGAACTTGGACATCAGACATCTGCAGTGGATGGGACAGTTCTGCAAAAAGAATCACCCCATTGCTGTGTTGTCTTTGACCTTTGGCTATAGGAAAGTTTGTAATTATTTGGTTCTACATAGGCACAAAGTAGTTTACCTACCTACCTGCCTATGTGGACAAACGCCAAGTGTCCCTTGTAAGATGTTAGTATATATACTGCCTTTGCTCACAACTCACCATATAAACAAGGGATACTGTGCTTCTACTgtttgggctggtcttgaaccatgattcccccaagcagctgggattataggcatcagctGTTTGCTTTTCGGCATCTTGGAAAGTCATGTTACCAACAGCAACACCACTCATGGAACTTGATTCTCCAATCTAACATGTATATAGCTTTGATATTTGTGATCAATCTATATGTACGCATGTGTAAGCATTTAAGTAACTTATTATGTCCTCTGGTATGATCTATTGATATGTAAATACCTGCACTCGCACTCGAGCTGAATACTGAGTTGTACTCCTAGGTCCCTTCAATGTCCAGTACAATACCTGACACATACTAAATGTCAAGTACCTGCCTAATCTATAACAAAACAAATTTATAGAATACCATTAGAAAATAATTACAGTTTTAAACACCAGAACTCCACATTTGGATTTCAGCATCTTCAATGGCCAAGAGAAAACTGGCTTCAAGGACACTATTTTCAGCAAGAAAGCTGGCAAACACTAATATCCTGTGTCCACACCAGGCAGGTGCTGCACACTTATAACTCAGCTACTGGagatgcagaggcaggagaatcccaaGTTTGAGATCCCGGACAAGgatcaacaaaaagaaaagagatcaagtgaggccctcggttcaatcctcagtaccataaataaataagtaaatatcacACGGCCAAAGAAAATGATCTCAAATTCATGACATTTATGTTCAAATTACTCAACCGAATACAAATCAGCATTATTcgtcaaaagaaaaaattaaatgaaaacaaatttcagGTGCCCCAAATACCAACTCTGAGTTTTGTTCTTGAGGAAAAGACCTGCAGTTTTGCAAAGTCCTAACAGCACATACATCAATTCCCAATAGTAGTCTTGCTGTATCCCAATCACCCCAAGCCAGGAACCTATCTACTAGCCAAAACTGGGGTTTGGGAAAACAGTGGCCCAGGAAGAGACAATGATGCTCAAAGGCCCAACAAATGTAGAGCACTAAAGTGAGAGGAAGTCAAGATCCGTTCACACCTGACTGTTCACTGCCATTTGCGATGTCCCCTTTCCACTGCAGTTTTGCAGCACAGTCATAAACTAGCAGGTATAACCAAACGGAGAGGAAGTCAAGACCCGTTCACACCTGACTGTTCACTGCCATTTGCGATGTCCCCTTTCCACTGCAATTTTGCAGCACAGTCATAAACTAGCAGGTATAACCAAATGTCATGGGCAATTCAGTCAGTCATCCCATAAAGGTGTTTAAAATGTCCCAAATCAAAGTCAGTCACGAGTATACATTTCCTCTGCCTCAACAAGGGGGCTAACCTAAGGAATATTCTAGCTGGAAACAcagccttatttttaaaaactgaacacaATAAGCATCAATTTCTGATTTTCAAGTAACAGATACCTACAGTACGAAAATCTTTTTCAAACTTGTAAGCACCGCCTCCTGTAGCACATAGCACCGTTTGTAATGTTGAGAAGTTTTTGTCTCTTCCCATTTGGATGAAGGTAGGCAGGTCCTGGGTTGGAAATCTGATAAAGTGCAAGTTCCCTCTTCGGCCAAAGAGCGTCAAGTCCTTCAGCTCAAGGTGCACATCCCGAATGCCGGTGGATCCATATGCCACATTAGATGTCAAGTACTTCCGAATACTCTTTAAGCTCTCAACCTCTTCTTGTTCCTCTTCTGCTGTGATGTCGATAGGTTCAAAATAGGAGAGTTTTACTAGTGTTCCCCCAATGTCCATGCCAAACCATGGGAAAGCtgtgaatttaaaaaacatacactGACTTTAGACACACAAATTCAGAAACAAGTAGCTTATGAGCCACAAACTTCATTGATCCTGAATCACACAGTCAATAATATGTATTAGGTGAGACATATCGTCTATGTGGAGCTCATCTTCCCCTTCAGTCTTATCTGTGTATTCTCTAAAAACACACAGGAGACTGTGATGGCCCAGCGCCTTTTAATTTCTGATCTGATGGGACTCTTCAAGCACTTATCAAGTGTCCCAAGCAATAGAAGAATGTGAACCAGCATGTATAGGTCACCACCTAGAGCTTGAACATctgttttcttaaagattttaatATGGTGCAATTGGCCTATGATCACGTCAAGTAGCCCATGGGAAAAGTACCtccttaaaaagaaatatttttctctgttccttAAGCATCTTGAGTTTCTTTGGTCCATCTGGTTAATGAGGTGGAGGTGTGCCTTCTCAGGAATAAGCACCCTGGCTTAGGACTTGGTGCTCTAACTTGGCTCTGACTCTGGAGAATCCGTCAGCCTCCCTAGGGATTACTTTCCTCAATTTCCTCCAGAGAATGATTACTGAGTATCTTCCCTGCATCAAAATGGGTAAGATAAAATTTCTCCTACAAGGACAGCTCAATTTAGCAGGGGAGTGTCAATGTATGCACACAAACCTGAGACAGGCCAACAGAAGGAATGCTAAATTCTATGCATGTGTTTGAatgtgaggaaaaataaaaacacaaacagtTCATCCAAAGGCAAAGAGGCATAAGTCAATACAGTTAGGGAACTAGGGCCTTGCAACCTAGGCAAAGGAGCTTAGACTTCAATCTATAGATAATATTCTCAGCAAGAGTGACAATCTAGCTAAGACAGCTTCCACAGTGGTGGGGCAGGACAGACAGAACTTACAATGTGTCTGTAAAGCAAACTTGAGGTACCCTAAACCTAATAGGTTGAAATCATCtagtgattatttaaaaaataatgtatgcgTACATCACTTCACAGACAAGCAAAGGAGGCAAATTACAAACCTGCTAAAGGTCAAACTGTTAGTAAGTGACAGAGACAGGACTCTATCCTGAAAGTCTACTTGTATACTGGGATCTTAATTACTATAATAAGAGGctcaaaataatttaatctttaaaatacacagattacaaaatatttaacaaaagagagtttttgtataaaaattgTCAAGGAAAATTCTgttgattaaaaaatatttctagaaatattCTAGAAATTACACATTTACTAAAATCATGATGTGACTTTGAACGTGAGGAAGAATTAATTATCATCATCTTCTGGAGAAAGAGCTCATGTCTTTCTGCATTTCAATCCAAACTGCACAGGCAGAGGTAcgttaaagacatttttgttttttaaataagcatgGGCAGCAAGATCCCAAATAAACACTATGATTTTAAGTCACCTACAAAGAGGCTATAGTGTAAATAAGAAACAGAAGCTGACTTTTCTCAATTTTGTGAAAAGGCCATCTTGAATGGCAGGCCTTTCACAGAACCACACAGTAACACACCCCTAGGTAAAAAAAGTGTCACCAAGTTCTGCTTCCTGTATATTCATAAAATCTACAAAGTTTGCTTATTTTCCTACCCCTTCCCCACATTCTGTGCTCAAATAATCAGCAGTGGCAAGCAGCTATGGGAAATTTATACTAAGAGTGTTTTCTTGAACAAATACACTTTAAAACAGCAGGAGATTCTTTTTTGAATTGTTTCCATCTGTTGAAAACATATGTAATTAGGGCACTTTTCCATGAGCATtaactataaaacaaacaaatccttCTGATATTACCTAACTAAAATGAATTCTATTGACATTTGGTTATAGATTTCACAGGAGAATGGAAATCACTTTTGCCAGATAAAGTACATTTGGGATAGAAAAATTTCTCTATGGTGAGATTTATTAAACTTAAACCCAGtatttttcaaattcaaaataCACTAAATTCGAGtatttgcagatttttttcctcttttgggtggtactgaggaTGAAGCCAGGGCCTTGAGCTCCACCCTCAtctctttgcatattttctttctgtacctcTTGTCAGACACAGGTGTCAGAATATACACACTAATCAGAAAATGTTATTGATGGTGTAAACCACAAAGCTTCAGCAGGTTCAAgttcaaacattttatttccagaGAGACTCCTCTGTTTCACAGGTTTGTAAATatgcaaatgcttccattttAAAGGC from Castor canadensis chromosome 16, mCasCan1.hap1v2, whole genome shotgun sequence harbors:
- the Pank3 gene encoding pantothenate kinase 3; protein product: MKIKDAKKPSFPWFGMDIGGTLVKLSYFEPIDITAEEEQEEVESLKSIRKYLTSNVAYGSTGIRDVHLELKDLTLFGRRGNLHFIRFPTQDLPTFIQMGRDKNFSTLQTVLCATGGGAYKFEKDFRTIGNLHLHKLDELDCLVKGLLYIDSVSFNGQAECYYFANASEPERCQKMPFNLDDPYPLLVVNIGSGVSVLAVHSKDNYKRVTGTSLGGGTFLGLCSLLTGCESFEEALEMASKGDSTQADKLVRDIYGGDYERFGLPGWAVASSFGNMIYKEKREAVSKEDLARATLVTITNNIGSVARMCAVNEKINRVVFVGNFLRVNTLSMKLLAYALDYWSKGQLKALFLEHEGYFGAVGALLGLPNFS